The Cydia splendana chromosome Z, ilCydSple1.2, whole genome shotgun sequence genome window below encodes:
- the LOC134805120 gene encoding protein hunchback — MLSCAPPAGMPPAHAPHAQPWAALLQPPPIVKSEPMEDGSFSKEQTSGFYSDGFHSASPSSSKDSNGHSPRSVGSGGEPLPFYDNMPLKAKANLGMHLESYRSGVPYSLLTPPGFETRNAEGRDASPGYSSQYSPRSLAPLTHVSTPLMRADATPPKSPPETPSSPDREQERFHDSGFDGAPQGIKHDGDDGREGSGLEDDFDDEPGLRVPAVNSHGKVKTFKCKQCEFVAVTKLSFWEHSKEHIKPEKMLCCRKCPFVTEYKHHLEYHMRNHLGSKPFQCSQCSYSCVNKSMLNSHLKSHSNVYQYRCADCNYATKYCHSLKLHLRKYQHNPAMVLNMDGTPNPLPIIDVYGTRRGPKQKPMSKMFDQHATINNNNQPPCAPQSHSLFGAAHFPVNLPYLPPLLPHSFLFPPNNNYETRTSPKSAGISPTEKRPPSPLPSILHQRLSYGESNLDVRMTTPPARSPDGLPQTPTIDQTTSTFQSNDALDLTNAKTTESESPPPSAEQPTPVTPTTALKNRRKGRAFKLQPAALRLQHEDERRAAPPSDSESDASTDAAPAPAPARAPAYSCHYCDITFGDLTMHTIHMGFHGYNDPFMCNKCGERSADRVAFFIHLGRAQHS, encoded by the exons ATGCTGAGCTGCGCGCCGCCCGCCGGCATGCCGCCCGCCCACGCCCCGCACGCGCAACCATGGGCCGCATTGCTGCAACCGCCTCCTATCGTG AAATCTGAACCTATGGAAGATGGTAGTTTCTCGAAGGAACAGACTAGCGGTTTCTACTCTGACGGTTTCCACAGTGCCTCTCCTTCGTCAAGCAAAGATTCGAACGGGCACTCTCCTCGCAGTGTTGGCAGCGGCGGCGAACCATTGCCGTTTTATGATAACATGCCTCTGAAAGCTAAAGCTAATCTCGGTATGCATTTAGAATCCTATCGTAGCGGAGTCCCCTACAGCTTGCTTACGCCTCCCGGTTTCGAAACCCGAAATGCCGAAGGGCGTGATGCTTCGCCAGGATATTCGTCTCAATATTCGCCAAGAAGTCTCGCGCCACTGACGCACGTGTCGACGCCTCTAATGCGTGCCGACGCGACGCCGCCAAAATCTCCGCCCGAAACACCGTCGTCACCCGACAGAGAACAGGAGCGTTTCCATGACTCCGGGTTCGACGGCGCGCCTCAAGGCATAAAACATGACGGCGACGATGGCCGGGAGGGTTCAGGTTTAGAAGATGATTTTGATGATGAGCCTGGACTTCGGGTGCCCGCTGTAAACTCTCACGGAAAAGTTAAAACATTCAAATGTAAACAATGTGAGTTTGTTGCGGTAACCAAACTCAGTTTCTGGGAACATAGTAAAGAGCATATCAAACCAGAAAAAATGCTATGTTGCAGAAAATGTCCTTTTGTGACTGAATACAAACATCATCTGGAATACCACATGAGAAACCACCTGGGTTCGAAGCCATTCCAATGCAGTCAATGTTCATATTCGTGCGTTAACAAGTCCATGCTCAACTCTCATCTCAAGTCACACTCGAATGTATATCAGTACAGATGCGCTGATTGCAATTACGCTACCAAATATTGTCATTCTCTAAAACTACACTTGCGCAAGTATCAACACAATCCGGCTATGGTTTTAAACATGGACGGTACACCAAATCCTTTGCCAATAATTGACGTGTACGGAACTCGTCGGGGGCCGAAGCAAAAACCGATGTCAAAAATGTTTGATCAACATGCTACTATAAACAACAATAATCAACCTCCTTGTGCTCCTCAGTCACATTCTTTATTCGGAGCCGCTCATTTCCCTGTTAATCTGCCTTATTTACCTCCTCTTCTACCTCATTCTTTCTTATTTCCACCGAATAACAACTACGAAACAAGAACTTCGCCCAAATCAGCAGGCATCTCGCCGACTGAAAAGCGGCCACCGTCACCACTTCCTTCAATCTTGCATCAACGTCTGTCTTACGGGGAGTCAAATTTGGATGTTCGAATGACAACCCCACCTGCCAGGTCTCCAGACGGTTTACCGCAAACACCCACAATAGATCAAACCACCTCTACTTTTCAAAGTAACGATGCACTCGATCTCACTAATGCAAAAACAACCGAAAGTGAATCGCCGCCGCCATCAGCTGAACAGCCGACGCCCGTCACTCCTACCACGGCTTTGAAAAACAGGAGAAAAGGGCGCGCTTTCAAACTGCAACCTGCGGCACTGCGGCTGCAGCACGAGGACGAACGCCGAGCTGCGCCGCCCTCCGACTCGGAGTCGGACGCCTCCACCGACgcggcgcccgcgcccgcgcccgctcGTGCCCCCGCTTACAGCTGCCACTACTGCGACATCACTTTCGGGGACCTCACAATGCACACTATCCACATGGGTTTTCATGGCTACAACGATCCCTTCATGTGCAACAAGTGCGGCGAGCGTAGCGCCGATCGTGTGGCATTTTTCATTCACTTAGGCCGCGCACAACACTCctaa